TTAAACAGGGATAGTTTGACACTCGGTTCTGCATTTGGTGGATGTGACTCTCTTCACTACATACTCCGTTTGTGAgtaaattttaaacacttgaaaCTGGTTTCTATAATAGTTTTTGTTGTCCAATAGTTGCATAACAACGCTATCGTCCGCTCCCCCACCTGTTCGTAATTGATTTAAAGAACCGTTCCACCTGTGATTCAACTTATTTCGTGTGTAGTTATAATCACCTGTTGCATGATTAGTGCCCTGTTTATAGTGGTTCATGAGGTTGATCCTCCCATAGAGTTCAGCATAATGCAAGCATGTCATTTTACAGATCACATAAAACATGGATGAAGTAGTCCCAAAAGCGTCAGgtgaagcagcagcagcaatggctGCAGCAGCACAGGCAGCAGccgaagcagcagcagctaatgGCCCGATGTTTGGTGTTTTAGACATAGTTCTTCTAGCTGGAATGGCTGGATTTGGAATTTACTGGGTTTATTTCCGAGGCAGCCCCAAAGCCCAGCCACCACCCAATAAAGGCTATACAATGCAGTAATTATTCTTTCAACTTATTGTTTCCAACATGTTATgtaaccatattttttttctctctaaggCCCACTCTCATAGCTCCTAAAGCAAATGAAAACAGCTTTATTACCAAAATGAAAGCTTCCGGGAAGAACATTGTGGTGTTTTATGGTAGTCAGACAGGTACTGCTGAGGAATTTGCTTTACGTCTTGTAAAAGAAGCTGCCAGATATGGCATGAAGGCTTTATATCCAGCCGATCCAGAAGAGTGTGAAATGGTATTACATTAATATGCAGTTGTCCAATTCTAAGCTTATAATCTGTTTTCTCTACTTCCAGGAAGAACTTTCCAAATTGAGTGAAATCAACAATTCGTTGGTGATCTTTTGCATGGCTACGTACGGTGAAGGTGATCCAACCGATAATGCAAGCGCTTTCTACGAATGGCTAAAAACAGAAGAACCTGATCTGACTGGCGTCAATTATGCTGTATGGATATCATTGTCTTAAAATAGTATGTTGTTGAAGCAAGTTTAATATTTCACTTTGAATCTTTATTTAGGTGTTCGGTCTCGGAAATAAAACGTACGAGCATTTTAATTCGATGGGCAAGTTTTTTGACAAACGTCTGGAGGAATTAGGTGCTACTCGAGTTGTAGAAGCTGGTGTCGGTGACGACGATGGAAAGTAAGCAACGTTAGTCAGTTAGTGTTTGATGAATCAGGaatgattaatttttgttaaacaaTTTTAGCATGGAGGAAGATTTCCTTACATGGAAAGACAGTCTGTGGCCTGCTGTTTTAGACTTTTTTGGTTTAGAAATGAATTTACAAGAAATTTCAATGCGGCAATACCGTCTTGAAACACCTGACGTGCCTCCTGAAAAACTTTTTACCGGTGAAATTGCACGACTTCGTGCTTATCAAACTCAACGACCGTAAGCACATTTTGTTTCCGAATTTTATAACCTTGTTATTGGTATTTATtgtgacatttttgtttaacggATAAAGTCCGTTTGATGCCAAAAATCCATTCCTTGCCCAAGTAACTGCCTGGCGAGAATTGCATAGAGGAGGGGAGCGCAGTTGTATGCACATCGAGCTAGACATTGCTAATTCCAAGTTGAGATATGACGCGGGTGAGTTCCTTctcgatttttttgttatccaaCACATGAATGAACACGTCAGTAATCTAGAGTTTCCTCAATAGGTGATCATGTAGCCGTGTATCCGGTGAACGATCCCGTCTTGGTCAATCGTTTCGGCGAGTTGCTATCTGTCGATCTCGACACTCCGATATCATTGGTTAACATTGACGGTAAATTTAGCCGTGGTAGcagaaatttaaagaaaattgctATAATATTactttctctttatttctctctAGATCAATCGACCAAGAAGCATCCGTTCCCTTGCCCTTGCACATACAAAACGGCCCTCTCCCATTACCTCGACATTACGTCCAATCCTCGAACTCACGTTCTGAAAGAACTCGCGGAACACACTGCCAACTTTGAGGTCTTATTTCAACACCcactctattttttttattgggttaTTAACCAAgattattaaataattgtgtaggaaaagcaaaaattattaatgatGGCTAGTTCCAGCCTTGAAGGCAAGGAACTCTATCAGCAGTGGGTTTTGCAAGACAATCGTAGCTTGTTGCACATCTTGGAAGATTTGCCGTCGTGTAAACCGTCGTTGGATCTCGTCTGCGAATTGTgagatattattaaaaattaattaaatattttaaaataaggaGTCTACCGGCCTGTAGGGAAAATTCACATTCCTTgagaattaattgaaatttaatttttcagattGACCCGTCTACAGTCGCGCTACTactccatttcttcttcttcaaaagtAACCAATTTATTCGTGTTATTTGTTGTTAATGTTCTCGGCTTACTTAAGTGGGTTTGGATTCAATTAGTTGCATCCGGAGAGCGTACACATAACAGCAGTGCTATTGAAGTACACAACCCCAACCGGACGAATCAATAAAGGAGTTGCCACCACTTGGCTTGCCTCCAAGAAGCCCGAGGCAGATCAGACAACCCACCAAATTCCAATATTCATCCGCAAATCACAGTTCCGgtatatcttcttcttttttaaaattactagTAACAATCGAttagctatttttttcttaatgcTTAAAGATTACCAGCCCGTCATCAAACTCCAATTATTATGATTGGTCCGGGAACTGGAGTAGCCCCTTTCCGTGGATTTGTTCAGGAGCGACTCAAAGTGAAACGTGAAGGTATTTTGGCACattctttttataataaatgaaaCTATATTTAaacatgattttttaaataaaggtaaGCCGGTCGGTGACACTGTTCTCTTCTATGGTTGTCGTAAGAAGAGTGAAGACTTTCTTTACGAAGAAGAGTTCCAAGAGTCTATTGATGAAGGCCTCCTCACGGTAAACATAATATTGATTTTACTATTTGGGTTTTAAAATGtggtttgaatattttgtttgcatTTGAGCACAGCTGCATACGGCGTTCTCTCGCGAACAACCCGATAAAAAAGTCTACGTTACACACTTGCTCAAGGACCATGGGGAGTACATTTGGCGCATCCTCGGTGAGGAAAATGGTCATCTCTACGTCTGCGGGTAAGTCGATGCAAAGTATATATAATTTGCTCAGTAACTAATTTTGTCGGTTTGCTCAGGGATGCGCGAAATATGGCACGAGACGTACATGATATCATTATTGAAACTTGCAGTAAATATGGTCAAATGTCGTCCAGTGAAGCTCAggcatttgttaaaaaattggaaactCAGCGTCGCTACTCGGCTGATGTTTGGAGTTAATTTGGTGCCTTGACCATGTCTACGCCGAGCTTATTGCTCCCATGGtagatttattatttgctATGAGGCTTAAATCTTTTCTAATTTGGTCTgtaatcataaaaatgttttttttttataagatttaaaaaaattcctttaggAATTTTTATGaccaaaaattttgaaatttgtctttgattagttcaattttctattatatttTCCATCAACCCTCAGGGTTATGGAAAAGATTTTGCAGCCTTTAAATATAAAGCTTGATGGgtaacaaaatttgaataattatttttttctattttattcaaGCAAATACTAGAACTgagtaacaaaacaaatgaaaaataaacaaagcaAAACATATCTTGAGCCTTGAAGAGATTCAAAAATAAGAGCCAGTATGGAACAGATagaaagttcaataattgttTTGCATTGCAAAATAAACAGGAATTAGTAAAGATCTTGATTAGTAGAAAAAAGTAATCAGATTCTATTCGGCTTTGTAGATGCGCGTGCAAACGACGTCATTGACAGTCAACACCTGTTGATGgataaaaagtaaatgaaatcaaatcacccgaaacaaacaaaaagattttgacAATAAGACTTACAGCCTTCAATTCATCTCCGTTGAATTCCCGGACAATGGTGGACTCGGGATCACCTTTCATGACGTGCGTCATCTTGTTACCATCCATGGTAATGGTGGATTTGACTTTGGCTCCATCACCTCGTTCCTCCTCGAATTCCTCACCAAGTTTAAACTTGATAGTTGTCGTTTTGAGcatcgtggtggtggtgaaggTGTACTCATCACCTTCGCATGTCAATTCAACAACGGGGGTGGCAGAGTTTCCCAGTTTACGCATCACGAaaccaatttctaaatttaaaataaagtgtGATTAATTATCTTGTGGCAGTTGAACAagaattctaaaattaaaaaatgcgGACTTGGCTAAAACTTGAATTCTGGCTAAGCGTCAATGCACCCCACATTAACTTCACGTTTGGGAGTATTTTGAGACGCCAAGAGCGTCAGCATTTTTCGAATACGACAAACGTTTTTACACGTGTCAATATGGACAGCGTCAGAGAAATAGTTGGCAAGATTCAACGTTTACCCAGACCAATTGTGCTACATTTtccatcaaaattaaaattcccaACACACATCAAATTTGAAGGTGAGCATTACGTAGATATACTTaagtaaaaatgttaactCACTAAGTTCTTGCATGTATTCGTCGAATTTCTCGGAAGAGACGAGCTTGAATTTCTTGTTGAGGAAAGCTGCCATGATGCTTGATTTCGTGTGTTGGAAGACAGCTGAAAAGAATGCGACCGCAGAGCGATGTACTAAGCCGGCGAATGAAATGATGAGCCACGCGGCAGATTTTATTACACCCTTTGCGTTTTACCGGTCTCCCCAAGTCACGCCCCctttcccccccttttcctCGTAACCATACGGTTATCGATTATTGCACTCGCAACGGCGGCGCTCTTGAAAAATCGATTCTTAACCGAGTACAGCCTTTTAACGGACAATTCAAAGcttattgcaattcaaacACATCCTCTTGCCctctttttcttaatttcctAGTTGATTCTGtttatttatctcttttttaaaagccaaTATTGGGTCTAGTGTTTCTTAACTATCGATGTATCTGATGAGCCAACCATCCCATTGGTCGAGAGAACATCGTAcgatctccccccccccccctacttttttttaatacccAGTCTAGCGGGAACAGGGGGAAGAGAGGGAATTCTAATGACAGTCTTTACACAggaaattcattcttttaacACAGTCGAATTCACTTTATTGTATAGTCTCTGatgttttgttgtgttttctaTACGGATGGCTAACCACATGACCATACAAGACAATCATCCTGTATGAATATGCCGATCCCTTGCTTCGcgcgcgagtttcccgatagggtttttttttgcggagtTTGTGTCTTTTTAGCTTTGGGTTCGATGTTTTTGTTCGATTAATCGTTTgtagggataaaaaaaagcctcaTAACAAtaggaacgggaaaaaaaattgctaaccGAAATGAATCCGCCCCAAAAATTATAAACCTACGCGCGAGTTTGACTCGAAAGTATGGGGTGtgacaactttctttattgacacgacagcaatgttgggtcttgtatgttgacatattgatatagctgatgtgatatttccaccaatcaacaaattctcatgaaacattttaatggcATTAAAATAGATTCTTTAATGTGGAGGGAACCCTTATGATGCAGTGTCATTGGCTGAGAAatcggctctttttttgcaacacacacacacaattccaTCTATTAAAATAGCAACCATGGACGGATATCAACCTGATGTGGAGCTCTCAGATGATCCTTATCATGATACCAAGAGACTAAACACAGAGAACATTCCTTGTGTACTGACTTTGATGAAGGTTTGTaggttaaaactttaaatttgaaataaatagtctAATAGTAtaagttttcactttcagattgGAAACCCTTTCCTAGTAGTTCCAACACCTAGAAATGCTGCAGCTTTTCTGGTATTAAAATGATTACTGCTGTTAGGAAAATTGCCAGTTGTAAGACATCAGCTATGACATTCTTAAAGATGGAACTTTTagagaaataacatttaagcGGTGATATAAATCTTCCAAGAGCTTTACTTATCTCTTTGTAACCTAGGTTGACTATATAATTTCTTTACCATCGCCCCTTGTCTGAATTAAAGTGTTTTtggtataaaaaagaaacggcaaaTAAAGCGGCAATTCAAGCATTTATTGTAAATAGGACAGGAGATTTTGCTTTTATAATTGTGGGCTATATAAGTTCATGAATAGGTCAAAGCCGATACTTACTGATTCGGGTGGTTATCAAGTCATACTCGACGTATGACGTCATGACGTAACATCGAAATTACGTAAAATTACAGAagtcttgttgcttttttcagttaatttcgaaccattatttatagtatttaaatttatataaataacataTAAGGTTAATAATCACCCTAAACAAGATAAGATTTTTGATAGATTAATTGAACGTTTATAGGATGAAATTTCGGCTCTATTTCTCTTATCTATGAAGGGAATTTTGACTAAAATTTTCGACCGCACACTTGGAGAAACTTCTGATGTAGTGAGTAAAGAAATATATAGTTTTCTTGTTAAGAGTGGTAATCATGTATCACTGAGACCCGAATTTACACAGGCTCCACAAGTAAGTGGTATAGGACTAGAAAAAGCTAGGCATTTTGCTTTACTAAAGGCAAAACTTATTATAAATGGTTTAGAAGGCAAAGAAATAGTAGAAAAAGGACAACTTCCAGGTAAGTCGTTGACGATGAGACGAATTGCTTTGGGCATAGCCATCGTAAGGTGCCATTGCCGAAGTGACCATTCTTATACACTCCTTCAACTAGTCATCTTTGACCTAGAGGTAAAATATCAGCAAtacaaaattggaatcaacaaacaagcacAACCACTAAATACCTGAACAAGTCGCTGAAGTTCTAGTAAAACGTCTCTGATAATAACCTCGATGGCCTGCTGGTGACACTTTATTTCGACAAACAGTAGGACGAAAGTCAAAAGAGATGAGGGAAAGGCAGCATTATTTTGCGTCACAGCAAATGGTCTCCTGCTTgcatgaaagaataagaaggtcTTGCTCTTGCTGAAGAGCGGCAGGTAAAAAGTCGTCGAGAGAAGTGAGTGATACAGGTTGAGGAATGTTAAGGTCGTGACCGGTTCTTTTTGGGGTAGACAAGCTATCTTGGcttcgacaattttttccatccgGTTGATGTCTCCGGCGGTACATTTACATTAAGATATCGTTACCAGATATTGAGGTTCAGGAAcaatctattaattaaaatttattagacaACCTGAATACTAGCCAATTAAAACTGTCAACATACCTACATTGGACTCTGAATGGAAGATACCTCAATGTTGTTCTGTTTAATCCTCTCCACCCATTGGCAAGCTGCTAGATGGAAGGAGCTGATTGCTATGCATGAGAGGTGTTTAGGAGTGCTTTCATGCGGCTCATGAACCAGTCCATCATGTTGAGAGCATCCAGAAGAACTGCATAAGGAAGATCATACCAGACTTTCATGCAGCAAAGAACATGAGCAGCTCCATCCCTCATTGCACACATAATTTCACCGCTTTCctaaaatacaaacaacaaattacaaattagttTGTATTCTCAATAGAAGAAGCATTACAGAATACTTACTCCTGTATTGCTGGCTGTTGAGTGTTGACAGAAGTTGAAGCTTTGGTTGGAATTTAGCTTCAAGGGCCAAGGCTTGTCGTAGACTCTGCACCAGTGTTGATACATCAGGACTGGTGGAAAAATCACATCAGCTATATCAATATGCCAACATACAAGACCCAATGTTgctgtcgtgtcaataaagaaagttgacATACATTAATTGTATCACCTGAAGCATAGGATCTTTGTAGGaatttgcaaatttcattttccagatgTTGATGAGTTTGCAAGTCTCAGCCTTGCCGATCCACTGGCATTAGAAACTAATGTAGTTTCAAGAATTATAGGGTGGTAATCCAGCATTGTTCTACCATCACATCGTAAATCATCCTTTGATATATccaaagttgaatttcgttaagtaaggacaattttatttcaataagagaccaacagaatttaattatacctggactccatgatgaatgaatgcttTTCGGTACATAAAAAACCGTACGGCTATTGTACCAGCTTTACGTagtagggaaaataatttacaatcaaaggaTTATACTCc
The sequence above is a segment of the Daphnia pulex isolate KAP4 chromosome 11, ASM2113471v1 genome. Coding sequences within it:
- the LOC124207297 gene encoding NADPH--cytochrome P450 reductase-like, coding for MDEVVPKASGEAAAAMAAAAQAAAEAAAANGPMFGVLDIVLLAGMAGFGIYWVYFRGSPKAQPPPNKGYTMQPTLIAPKANENSFITKMKASGKNIVVFYGSQTGTAEEFALRLVKEAARYGMKALYPADPEECEMEELSKLSEINNSLVIFCMATYGEGDPTDNASAFYEWLKTEEPDLTGVNYAVFGLGNKTYEHFNSMGKFFDKRLEELGATRVVEAGVGDDDGNMEEDFLTWKDSLWPAVLDFFGLEMNLQEISMRQYRLETPDVPPEKLFTGEIARLRAYQTQRPPFDAKNPFLAQVTAWRELHRGGERSCMHIELDIANSKLRYDAGDHVAVYPVNDPVLVNRFGELLSVDLDTPISLVNIDDQSTKKHPFPCPCTYKTALSHYLDITSNPRTHVLKELAEHTANFEEKQKLLMMASSSLEGKELYQQWVLQDNRSLLHILEDLPSCKPSLDLVCELLTRLQSRYYSISSSSKLHPESVHITAVLLKYTTPTGRINKGVATTWLASKKPEADQTTHQIPIFIRKSQFRLPARHQTPIIMIGPGTGVAPFRGFVQERLKVKREGKPVGDTVLFYGCRKKSEDFLYEEEFQESIDEGLLTLHTAFSREQPDKKVYVTHLLKDHGEYIWRILGEENGHLYVCGDARNMARDVHDIIIETCSKYGQMSSSEAQAFVKKLETQRRYSADVWS
- the LOC124207311 gene encoding sodium/calcium exchanger regulatory protein 1-like, with protein sequence MAAFLNKKFKLVSSEKFDEYMQELKIGFVMRKLGNSATPVVELTCEGDEYTFTTTTMLKTTTIKFKLGEEFEEERGDGAKVKSTITMDGNKMTHVMKGDPESTIVREFNGDELKAVLTVNDVVCTRIYKAE